A stretch of the Lolium perenne isolate Kyuss_39 chromosome 3, Kyuss_2.0, whole genome shotgun sequence genome encodes the following:
- the LOC127339581 gene encoding uncharacterized protein, with product MDVRVSGEARALYDASMRIEVGYGAAVHFWEDAWIGSLTATTIAPDLVKLVRVAVHRQCSVQEGLPGNAWAADIAGELSVAAVVQYLHLWATIAEEPWSGAAEDPFI from the coding sequence ATGGACGTGCGGGTCAGCGGTGAGGCTCGTGCTTTGTATGACGCCTCGATGCGGATCGAAGTTGGGTATGGCGCTGCTGTACATTTTTGGGAGGATGCCTGGATCGGCAGCCTCACGGCCACGACCATTGCCCCTGACCTTGTCAAGCTCGTCAGGGTGGCTGTGCATCGTCAGTGCTCGGTTCAGGAAGGCTTGCCAGGGAATGCATGGGCAGCGGACATAGCCGGTGAGCTCtccgtggcggcggtggtgcaatACTTGCACCTTTGGGCGACCATCGCAGAGGAGCCATGGAGCGGGGCTGCGGAGGACCCGTTCATCTAG